Within Raineyella sp. W15-4, the genomic segment CCTCGGGAGTGGAACGGGTCAGTGTCGGCGTCTCGATCTCGATGAAGTCGTGATCCGCCAGCACCCCACGGGCCGCCTGGGAGACCTTCGAGCGCAGCCGCAGGGCTGCGGCCTGGGCGGGCCGGCGCAGGTCGAGGTAGCGATACCGGAGCCGCGCCTCCTCGCCGACCGTGACGTGCTCGTCGATCTGGAACGGCAACGGGGCCGACGGGTTGAGCACCTCGAGCTCGCTGATCGCGACCTCGATCTCACCGGTCGGCAGGTCCGGGTTCGCGTTGCCCTCGGGGCGTTCCTCGACCAGGCCGGTGACCTTGATGCAGTACTCGTTGCGCAGGTCGTGGGCGCCCGACGACTGGAGGATCTCGTCCCGGACGACCACCTGGGCAACGCCGCTGGCGTCGCGAAGATCGATGAACGCCACCCCGCCGTGATCACGTCGACGAGCCACCCATCCCGCGAGGGTGACGGTCTGACCGGCGTGCGCGGCGCGCAGGGTACCGGCGTCATGGGTACGAATCACAGGTGGTCCTTCCAGGGGTGGTCGGGGCGTACGGCCCCCCAGCCTACCGCCGATCAGTTGCCGGACCGCGCCCCGGTCAGTGCACCGGCTCGGGACTGGCCAGTCCGTGCCGGTAGGCGAACACCAGGATCTGCGTCCTCGACCGGACGCCGAACTTGTCCCCGAGGTGGCGCAGGTGGGCCTTGACGGCCGCCTCGGAGATGCACAACTCCGCGGCGATGTCCTTATTGGACAGCCCCTGGGCCAGGTGATCGAGCACTTCCTGCTCCCGGATCGTCGGCGCCGCGAAGGTGACCTTGGGCTTCTTCGGCCGGGGCGGCTCGGCCGGGGTCTCGGCGATGCTGCGCGCCAGGGCCCGGGCGATCCGCGGCGACAGCGGCATCTCGTCGGCAAGCGCCTGGCGGATGCCGTCGACGAGCTCGTCGGCGCCGGCGTCCTTGACCAGGTAGCCGGCCGCCCCGGCCCGGAGGGCAGGAACCACGTAGTCCAGCGACGCAAAACTGGTCACCGCGATG encodes:
- a CDS encoding response regulator transcription factor encodes the protein MDDEAVVRDAYRHLFGDAEDCEVIAEASDGREAVARYEEVRPDVVLMDLKMPRMSGVEAMTEIGRRHPDACIIAVTSFASLDYVVPALRAGAAGYLVKDAGADELVDGIRQALADEMPLSPRIARALARSIAETPAEPPRPKKPKVTFAAPTIREQEVLDHLAQGLSNKDIAAELCISEAAVKAHLRHLGDKFGVRSRTQILVFAYRHGLASPEPVH